The following are encoded in a window of Amycolatopsis solani genomic DNA:
- a CDS encoding cupin domain-containing protein has translation MRKICTILSVTALAVTLASGTASATPGSGVAGTILAQKTIGHTDYTLREITIQPGGYTGWHFHDGTLYAYVKAGTLTHNLADCSIDGIFGAGRAFTEKPDQVHIGRNLGPTPLVLEVLYVLPAGSPLSDDAPDPGCGF, from the coding sequence ATGCGCAAGATCTGCACGATTCTCTCCGTGACCGCGCTGGCCGTCACGCTGGCGTCCGGAACCGCGTCCGCCACGCCCGGCAGCGGCGTCGCCGGCACGATCCTGGCCCAGAAGACGATCGGCCACACCGACTACACGCTGCGGGAGATCACCATCCAGCCCGGCGGCTACACCGGCTGGCACTTCCACGACGGCACGCTCTACGCCTACGTGAAAGCCGGGACGCTGACGCACAACCTGGCCGACTGCAGCATCGACGGCATCTTCGGCGCCGGGCGCGCCTTCACCGAAAAGCCCGACCAGGTGCACATCGGCCGCAACCTCGGGCCGACGCCGCTGGTGCTGGAGGTCCTGTACGTGCTGCCGGCGGGCAGCCCGCTGTCGGATGACGCGCCGGACCCGGGCTGCGGTTTCTAG
- a CDS encoding SDR family NAD(P)-dependent oxidoreductase, translating to MTTAQHKIGSGFGAGTTAAEVVAGIDLTGKLAIVTGGYSGIGLETTRALTGAGAHVVVPARRRATAEEALRGLGNVEVDELDLADLGSVRAFAERFLASGRGIDVFIGSAGIMALPETRVGPGWEAQFATNHLGHFALVNRLWPAFGDCARVVSVSSRGHHYGPVRFDDLEFRRGYDKWLAYGQAKTANVLFAVRLDKLARDRVRAFALHPGRILTDLVRHLDRQELVDAGMVDAEGRVTGGAKTPEQGAATQVWAATSPRLDGLGGLYLEDCDVAEPAGDVRAGVKDYAIDAVLAERLWAVSAELTGVDAF from the coding sequence ATGACCACCGCACAGCACAAGATCGGCTCCGGGTTCGGGGCCGGGACCACCGCGGCCGAGGTCGTCGCGGGGATCGACCTGACCGGCAAGCTCGCGATCGTCACCGGCGGCTACTCGGGCATCGGCCTGGAGACGACCCGCGCGCTGACGGGGGCGGGTGCGCACGTCGTCGTCCCGGCCCGCCGGCGCGCGACGGCCGAAGAAGCGTTGCGGGGACTCGGGAACGTCGAGGTCGACGAACTCGACCTGGCCGACCTCGGCAGCGTCCGCGCCTTCGCCGAGCGGTTCCTCGCGTCGGGCCGGGGGATCGACGTCTTCATCGGCAGCGCCGGCATCATGGCGTTGCCGGAGACCCGCGTCGGACCGGGCTGGGAGGCGCAGTTCGCGACCAACCACCTCGGCCACTTCGCGCTGGTGAACCGGCTCTGGCCCGCGTTCGGCGACTGCGCCCGCGTCGTCTCGGTGTCCTCGCGTGGCCACCACTACGGCCCGGTGCGCTTCGACGACCTCGAATTCCGCCGGGGCTACGACAAGTGGCTCGCCTACGGCCAGGCGAAGACGGCGAACGTGCTCTTCGCGGTCCGGCTCGACAAGCTGGCCCGTGACCGCGTCCGCGCGTTCGCCCTGCACCCGGGCCGGATCCTGACCGACCTCGTCCGCCACCTCGACCGCCAGGAGCTGGTCGACGCCGGGATGGTGGACGCCGAAGGCCGGGTCACCGGCGGCGCGAAGACGCCGGAGCAGGGCGCCGCGACGCAGGTCTGGGCGGCGACGTCCCCGCGGCTCGACGGCCTTGGCGGGCTGTACCTCGAGGACTGCGACGTCGCGGAGCCCGCCGGTGACGTGCGGGCCGGCGTCAAGGACTACGCGATCGACGCGGTCCTGGCCGAGCGCCTGTGGGCGGTTTCGGCCGAGCTCACCGGGGTCGACGCCTTCTAG
- a CDS encoding GntR family transcriptional regulator translates to MARTPLRSDLIEQITTRVLDGRLAAGSRVNEVHLARELGVSRTPLREALIGLADRGLLVSAPGRGFLVPPFDPDEARRLYPLVAELEALALRWTSPLELAGLPDALDAVAGEMDAVLADGGDLSEVDDRWHALLLSRCPNPHLLRLIGQTKPLLKRYESCYFGGAGRAGESIGEHRRIAAALRDGDLATASAVLVRNWVKALAYLGKDER, encoded by the coding sequence ATGGCCCGGACCCCGCTGCGCAGCGACCTCATCGAGCAGATCACCACCCGCGTGCTCGACGGCAGGCTCGCCGCCGGCAGCCGCGTCAACGAGGTGCACCTGGCCCGCGAGCTGGGCGTCAGCCGGACGCCGCTGCGGGAGGCGCTGATCGGGCTCGCCGACCGCGGCCTGCTCGTCTCCGCGCCCGGCCGCGGCTTCCTCGTGCCGCCGTTCGACCCGGACGAGGCCCGCCGCCTCTACCCGCTGGTCGCCGAGCTCGAAGCCCTCGCGCTGCGCTGGACGTCGCCGCTGGAGCTGGCCGGGCTGCCGGACGCGCTCGACGCCGTCGCCGGCGAGATGGACGCCGTGCTGGCCGACGGCGGCGATCTGTCCGAAGTGGACGACCGGTGGCACGCGCTGCTGCTGTCCCGCTGCCCCAACCCGCACCTGCTGCGGCTGATCGGGCAGACCAAACCGCTGCTCAAGCGCTACGAGTCGTGCTACTTCGGCGGTGCGGGCCGGGCCGGCGAGAGCATCGGCGAGCACCGCCGGATCGCGGCGGCCCTGCGCGACGGCGACCTGGCGACCGCGTCCGCGGTGCTCGTCCGCAACTGGGTGAAAGCGCTGGCCTACCTGGGGAAGGACGAAAGATGA
- a CDS encoding AMP-binding protein yields MSTFFDVAEQHPDRLAVLAPDGTAATFGELAARANRLTHALHRLGLGPGDGVVAIVHNGLPYFELLFATLQAGMYFTPVNHRSSPAEIAYVVENSGARVVVAEADIARGCDLDVPRFSIGATEGWGDYASWGEDEPSAPPEPRTTGQTMLYTSGTTGRPKGVRRALSGKPPSLHPIHRDLMALFDVRPGPGVHLVACPLYHAAPGSFAVNALHLGHSAVLMDRFDAEEVLRLIEKHRVTGTHLVPTMFHRMLRLPGDVRARYDLSSLVSVIHGAAPCPREVKERMIAWLGPVVHEYYGASEGLICGVTAAGWLAAPGTVGRPLTGVRLKILDDDGAEVPDGEPGTIWFSSAHTEIAYLGDPGKTAANRSGEFITVGDFGHRDADGRVFLLDRRTDLILSGGVNIYPAEIEARLLSHPDVADAAVIGEPDDEWGQRVIAVVEPVPGVLPGDDLAARLAEHCRAELAGFKTPKRFDFTDRLPRTESGKMMRRTLRSS; encoded by the coding sequence GTGAGCACCTTCTTCGACGTCGCCGAGCAGCACCCGGACCGGCTCGCGGTGCTCGCGCCCGACGGGACGGCCGCGACGTTCGGCGAGCTGGCCGCACGGGCCAACCGGCTGACGCACGCCCTGCACCGGCTGGGGCTCGGGCCCGGCGACGGCGTCGTCGCGATCGTCCACAACGGACTCCCGTACTTCGAGCTGCTGTTCGCGACGCTGCAGGCCGGGATGTACTTCACCCCGGTCAACCACCGGTCCTCCCCCGCCGAAATCGCTTACGTGGTCGAGAACAGCGGCGCGCGGGTCGTCGTCGCGGAGGCGGACATCGCGCGGGGGTGCGACCTCGACGTGCCGCGGTTTTCGATCGGCGCGACCGAGGGCTGGGGCGACTACGCGTCCTGGGGCGAGGACGAGCCCTCGGCGCCGCCCGAGCCGCGGACCACCGGCCAGACCATGCTCTACACGTCGGGGACCACCGGGCGGCCCAAGGGCGTCCGGCGCGCGCTGAGCGGGAAACCGCCGTCGCTGCACCCGATCCACCGCGATCTGATGGCGCTGTTCGACGTCCGGCCGGGCCCGGGTGTGCACCTGGTGGCCTGCCCGCTCTACCACGCCGCGCCCGGCTCGTTCGCCGTCAACGCCCTGCACCTGGGGCACAGCGCGGTGCTGATGGACCGCTTCGACGCCGAAGAGGTGTTGCGGCTCATCGAAAAGCACCGCGTCACCGGCACGCACCTGGTGCCGACCATGTTCCACCGGATGCTGCGGCTGCCCGGAGACGTCCGCGCACGGTACGACCTCTCGAGCCTGGTGAGCGTGATCCACGGCGCGGCGCCCTGCCCGCGCGAGGTCAAGGAGCGGATGATCGCCTGGCTCGGCCCGGTGGTGCACGAGTACTACGGCGCTTCGGAAGGGCTGATCTGCGGCGTCACGGCGGCCGGGTGGCTGGCGGCGCCGGGGACGGTGGGCCGGCCGCTGACCGGCGTCCGGCTGAAGATCCTCGACGACGACGGCGCCGAGGTGCCGGACGGCGAGCCGGGCACGATCTGGTTCAGCTCCGCCCACACCGAGATCGCCTACCTCGGCGACCCTGGCAAGACCGCGGCCAACCGGTCCGGCGAGTTCATCACCGTCGGCGACTTCGGCCACCGCGACGCCGACGGCCGCGTGTTCCTGCTCGACCGGCGGACCGACCTGATCCTTTCCGGCGGCGTCAACATCTACCCCGCCGAGATCGAAGCGCGGCTGCTCTCGCACCCCGACGTCGCCGACGCGGCCGTGATCGGCGAGCCGGACGACGAATGGGGACAGCGCGTGATCGCCGTCGTGGAGCCGGTGCCCGGTGTTCTTCCGGGCGACGACCTGGCCGCGCGGCTGGCCGAGCACTGCCGGGCCGAGCTGGCGGGGTTCAAGACGCCGAAGCGGTTCGACTTCACCGATCGCCTGCCGCGCACCGAATCGGGCAAGATGATGCGGCGCACCCTGCGCTCGTCGTGA
- a CDS encoding metallophosphoesterase produces MIIAHLSDLHLDGEPRAEERVAAVMDYLADLAVDAVVVTGDIADHGAPPEYARAAELLKHPAPVLVCPGNHDVRAAFRAGLLGASPSDGPIDQAHEVGGVLFALCDSTIPGRGEGFLADETLDWLDGVLSGGDGPAFVAFHHPPVEVGVPLVDAIRQSGEQRLAAVLARHPRVVALLAGHVHTGASTTFAGVPLRIAPGVVSQSLLPAEPGGGRGWADGGPLDHERPPSLLLHVLHDDGRVTSHQRVVPC; encoded by the coding sequence ATGATCATCGCGCACCTGAGCGACCTGCACCTCGACGGCGAGCCGCGGGCCGAAGAACGCGTTGCCGCCGTCATGGACTACCTGGCCGATCTCGCGGTCGACGCCGTCGTCGTCACCGGCGACATCGCCGACCACGGCGCGCCGCCGGAGTACGCGCGCGCCGCGGAGCTGCTGAAGCACCCGGCGCCGGTGCTGGTGTGCCCGGGAAACCACGACGTCCGGGCGGCTTTCCGGGCTGGGCTGCTCGGGGCGTCGCCGTCGGACGGCCCGATCGACCAGGCCCACGAGGTCGGCGGCGTGCTCTTCGCACTGTGCGATTCGACGATCCCGGGCCGTGGCGAGGGTTTCCTCGCCGACGAGACCCTGGACTGGCTCGACGGCGTGCTTTCCGGCGGCGACGGCCCGGCGTTCGTGGCGTTCCACCACCCGCCGGTCGAGGTCGGGGTCCCGCTGGTGGACGCGATCCGGCAGTCGGGCGAGCAGCGGCTGGCGGCGGTGCTCGCCCGGCACCCGCGCGTGGTGGCGCTGCTGGCCGGGCACGTCCACACGGGCGCGTCGACGACGTTCGCGGGCGTGCCGCTGCGGATCGCGCCCGGCGTGGTTTCGCAGTCGCTGCTCCCGGCCGAGCCGGGCGGGGGCCGCGGCTGGGCCGACGGCGGCCCGCTCGACCACGAGCGGCCGCCGTCGCTGCTGCTGCACGTCCTGCACGACGACGGCCGGGTGACCAGCCACCAGCGCGTCGTCCCGTGCTGA
- a CDS encoding SdrD B-like domain-containing protein, with the protein MEFRRRAAVLGAVFAVLTGVVGVPAAAAAGIGELHGLVWFDRDGNFRHDPGDPGRAGAKVTAHLASPPTDYVTVTDAQGGYSFTGLPLGDYRIFGNDDGYRSISSNTHDRTLTEQYWSGYDEFAQIGGRLHGRAWDDTNGDGIRQSTEPRRETQISLVGPSAFEGLLNRTVTTTGGEDYYIEDIPQGTYKLRTTPPPGLTATKFHAGTEWYLDSDFHGGLGSTLSTDPISVWPDTYEPNNDVGFVPR; encoded by the coding sequence ATGGAGTTCCGGCGAAGAGCGGCGGTACTGGGCGCGGTGTTCGCGGTGCTGACGGGGGTAGTGGGCGTCCCGGCCGCGGCGGCCGCGGGCATCGGGGAGCTGCACGGCCTGGTCTGGTTCGACCGCGACGGCAACTTCCGGCACGACCCGGGCGACCCCGGCCGGGCGGGCGCCAAGGTCACCGCCCACCTGGCCAGCCCACCGACCGACTACGTCACGGTCACCGACGCACAGGGCGGCTATTCGTTCACGGGCCTGCCCTTGGGCGACTACCGCATCTTCGGCAACGACGACGGCTACCGGTCGATCAGCTCGAACACCCACGACCGGACGCTGACGGAGCAGTACTGGTCCGGCTACGACGAATTCGCCCAGATCGGCGGCCGCCTCCACGGCCGGGCCTGGGACGACACGAACGGCGACGGCATCCGCCAGAGCACGGAACCCCGGCGTGAAACGCAGATTTCACTGGTGGGCCCGAGCGCGTTCGAAGGCCTGCTGAACCGCACGGTCACCACAACGGGCGGCGAGGACTACTACATCGAGGACATCCCGCAGGGCACGTACAAACTGCGCACCACTCCCCCACCGGGCCTGACGGCGACCAAGTTCCACGCGGGCACGGAGTGGTACCTGGACTCCGACTTCCACGGCGGCTTGGGAAGCACGCTGTCGACCGACCCGATTTCCGTCTGGCCGGACACCTACGAGCCGAACAACGACGTGGGCTTCGTCCCCCGCTGA
- a CDS encoding acyl-CoA dehydrogenase family protein, whose amino-acid sequence MDADVFGQVLDAVREFVRKEVVPREAEIDEHDEIPAGIRDKAAELGLFGWALPEEYGGLGLAMAEDVRLAIELGWTTPAFRSLFGTNNGIAGQAIVHYGTPEQRTRWLPRLAAGQAIASFALTEAEAGSDPGGLTSRAVRDGEGYRLSGTKRFITNAPLAEVFVAFARTDLDSTGSRGISAFLVPAGADGVTVGPHDAKMGQAGAWTSEVVFDDVELPADALVGEEGKGFGIAMASLARGRLHIAALCVGMAERALSEAVEYARTARQGGRVIGEYQLVQALLAESHAELAAGRAMVHEAAAKYDSGEDRKLGPSSAKLFCTEMLGRVADRAVQVHGGMGYVRGVTVERIYRDARLFRIYEGTSEIQKLVIARQLLKD is encoded by the coding sequence ATGGACGCGGACGTTTTCGGGCAGGTCCTCGACGCGGTGCGGGAGTTCGTGCGCAAGGAGGTCGTGCCGCGCGAGGCGGAGATCGACGAGCACGACGAGATCCCGGCCGGCATCCGGGACAAAGCGGCCGAACTGGGCCTGTTCGGCTGGGCGCTGCCGGAGGAGTACGGCGGACTCGGCCTCGCCATGGCCGAAGACGTCCGGCTCGCGATCGAGCTCGGCTGGACGACGCCCGCGTTCCGGTCCCTGTTCGGCACCAACAACGGCATCGCCGGCCAGGCGATCGTGCACTACGGGACGCCGGAGCAGCGCACCCGCTGGCTGCCGCGGCTGGCCGCCGGCCAGGCGATCGCGTCGTTCGCGCTCACCGAGGCCGAAGCCGGTTCGGACCCGGGCGGGCTGACCAGCCGCGCCGTTCGCGACGGTGAGGGCTACCGGCTCTCGGGCACCAAGCGGTTCATCACGAACGCGCCGCTCGCCGAGGTCTTCGTCGCCTTCGCGCGCACCGACCTCGACAGCACCGGCAGCCGGGGCATCTCGGCGTTCCTGGTTCCGGCCGGAGCGGACGGCGTCACGGTCGGCCCGCACGACGCCAAAATGGGCCAGGCCGGCGCGTGGACGTCGGAGGTGGTCTTCGACGACGTCGAGCTGCCCGCCGACGCGCTGGTCGGCGAGGAGGGCAAGGGGTTCGGCATCGCGATGGCCTCGCTCGCCCGCGGCCGGCTGCACATCGCGGCGCTGTGCGTCGGCATGGCCGAACGCGCGCTGTCCGAAGCCGTCGAGTACGCGCGGACCGCGCGCCAGGGCGGCCGGGTGATCGGCGAATACCAGCTGGTCCAGGCGCTGCTCGCGGAGTCGCACGCGGAGCTGGCGGCCGGCCGCGCGATGGTGCACGAAGCCGCCGCGAAGTACGACTCGGGGGAGGACCGCAAGCTCGGCCCGTCGTCGGCGAAGCTGTTCTGCACGGAGATGCTCGGCCGGGTCGCCGACCGCGCGGTGCAGGTGCACGGCGGGATGGGCTACGTCCGCGGCGTGACGGTCGAGCGGATCTACCGGGACGCACGGCTGTTCCGCATTTACGAGGGCACCAGCGAGATTCAGAAGCTCGTGATCGCGCGTCAGCTGCTGAAGGACTGA
- a CDS encoding aminotransferase class V-fold PLP-dependent enzyme, with translation MDFDVERARRETPGSAEVVHFNNAGSALPPSIVTDTVVDYLRHEALAGGYEAIAAASDRLDAVYASAARLVGAEPDDIALTDNATRSWQAIFYALPFGPGDRILTSRAEYASNAIAFLQVAKRTGAVVEVIGDDASGQLDVEELRRRVGDDVKLIAVSHVPTQGGLVNPAEEIGAIARASGIPFLLDACQSAGQLDLDVARLNCDALSATGRKYLRGPRGTGFLYAHPRLRERLEPAMLDLHSASWTAPDEYVVDPTAKRFEVWEKDFAAVLGLGAAIDYALGWGLPAIEARVTSLAATLRERLTDAGARVHDIGARQCGIVTFTVEGTPAKEIKARLAEAGINTSVSSRTSAQYDFTARGLPDLVRASVHYYNTEDEIDLLVRQVEKL, from the coding sequence ATGGACTTCGACGTCGAACGCGCGCGCCGTGAGACCCCTGGCTCCGCCGAGGTGGTCCACTTCAACAACGCGGGCTCCGCGCTCCCGCCGTCCATCGTGACCGACACCGTCGTCGACTACCTGCGCCACGAAGCGCTGGCCGGCGGCTACGAGGCGATCGCCGCGGCATCGGACCGGCTGGACGCCGTGTACGCGTCCGCGGCCCGGCTGGTGGGCGCGGAACCCGACGACATCGCGCTCACCGACAACGCGACGCGGTCGTGGCAGGCGATCTTCTACGCGCTGCCGTTCGGCCCCGGCGACCGGATCCTCACCTCCCGCGCCGAGTACGCCAGCAACGCCATCGCCTTCCTGCAGGTCGCCAAGCGCACCGGCGCGGTCGTCGAGGTGATCGGCGACGACGCGTCGGGGCAGCTGGACGTCGAAGAGTTGCGACGGCGAGTGGGCGACGACGTCAAGCTGATCGCCGTCAGCCACGTGCCCACCCAGGGCGGGCTGGTCAACCCGGCCGAGGAGATCGGCGCGATCGCCCGGGCCTCCGGGATCCCGTTCCTGCTCGACGCCTGCCAGTCGGCGGGCCAGCTCGACCTCGACGTCGCCCGCCTGAACTGCGACGCGCTGTCGGCGACCGGCCGCAAGTACCTGCGCGGCCCGCGCGGCACCGGCTTCCTCTACGCGCACCCGCGGCTGCGGGAGCGGCTGGAGCCGGCGATGCTCGACCTGCACTCCGCGAGCTGGACGGCGCCGGACGAGTACGTCGTCGACCCGACCGCCAAGCGCTTCGAGGTGTGGGAAAAGGACTTCGCCGCCGTGCTCGGCCTCGGCGCGGCCATCGACTACGCGCTCGGCTGGGGACTGCCGGCCATCGAAGCCCGGGTCACGTCCTTGGCCGCGACGCTGCGCGAACGGCTGACCGACGCCGGCGCCCGCGTCCACGACATCGGCGCCCGCCAGTGCGGCATCGTCACCTTCACCGTCGAGGGCACCCCGGCCAAGGAGATCAAGGCCCGGCTGGCCGAAGCCGGCATCAACACGTCGGTGTCTTCGCGGACGTCGGCCCAGTACGACTTCACCGCGCGCGGCCTGCCGGACCTGGTCCGCGCGTCGGTGCACTACTACAACACCGAGGACGAGATCGACCTGCTGGTGCGGCAGGTGGAGAAGCTCTAG
- a CDS encoding carboxymuconolactone decarboxylase family protein, whose protein sequence is MFPDHTPESAPPAARPAMAATAKKFGHVPAAVARMATSPELLNGFLKLNSIFETTTLTALEREVLVMTVAARNGCHVCVAMHTASLEALSASPELVTALRAQAPLPSARLEALRRFASTVMDTTGDVPPASLAAFAEAGFTPRNALEVVLGIGTYTVSTYANRLIQAPLDDAFAGHAWVPETVGASR, encoded by the coding sequence TTGTTCCCCGATCACACCCCGGAGTCTGCACCCCCGGCCGCGCGCCCGGCGATGGCGGCCACCGCGAAGAAGTTCGGCCACGTCCCGGCGGCCGTCGCCCGGATGGCGACGTCGCCGGAGCTGCTGAACGGCTTCCTCAAGCTCAACTCGATCTTCGAGACCACCACGCTGACGGCGCTGGAGCGCGAAGTCCTGGTCATGACGGTGGCCGCCCGCAACGGCTGCCACGTCTGCGTCGCGATGCACACGGCTTCACTGGAAGCGCTTTCGGCGTCACCGGAACTGGTGACGGCGCTGCGCGCGCAGGCTCCCCTGCCGTCCGCGCGGCTCGAGGCGTTGCGGCGGTTCGCCTCGACGGTAATGGACACGACGGGCGACGTCCCGCCCGCGTCGCTGGCCGCCTTCGCCGAAGCCGGGTTCACGCCGCGCAACGCGCTGGAGGTGGTGCTGGGGATCGGGACGTACACGGTTTCGACGTACGCGAACCGGTTGATCCAGGCGCCGCTCGACGATGCTTTCGCAGGTCACGCCTGGGTTCCCGAAACTGTCGGTGCCTCGCGGTAG
- a CDS encoding CocE/NonD family hydrolase — MLDRLVDKLFGLPRAEGPKPVVTRDLAAPMPDGVTLLADRWAPAGTTSAPVVLIRTPYGRSGLLGRLFGDTFARHGLQTVVQSTRGSFGSGGEFRPFHLEREDGVATVEWLRAQPWCDGRVAMAGASYLGHTQWAVGPYLDPPLEAMCLGVTASEFVSTFYPGGVLAADNMVSWSAMIGRQEERFAALPNPVQKRKTRRAMAHLPLSGADVAAIGKPVQFLQDVTSHFVPDDDYWVMSDHSAEVAKLDVPVSMVTGWYDLFIRGQLRDFRTLAEAGKEPRITIGPWAHGEPASMGPMIRDQLGFLRAHLLGDRAQLQRSPVRLFLQGANSWLDFESWPPPSTPTASHLRPVGGLGETADEARPTTFTYDPADPTPAVGGPLLTGEWKQRDNQEVEARPDVLVFTGEPLPADLDVIGEVAATVHVRTELGHADVYVRLCDVDPDGVSRNVTDGILRLRPGFPSADEEGVVTAEVGLDPTAYRFRRGHRLRVQVAGGGFPRFARNHGTGEPVTSAVDGKPNRFEVFHDAARPSRITLPVFSGS; from the coding sequence GTGCTGGACCGACTTGTCGACAAGCTGTTCGGGCTCCCGCGTGCCGAAGGGCCGAAGCCGGTCGTGACGCGCGACCTGGCCGCGCCGATGCCCGACGGCGTCACGCTGCTGGCCGACCGGTGGGCCCCGGCCGGCACGACGTCGGCGCCGGTGGTGCTGATCCGCACGCCGTACGGGCGTTCGGGCCTGTTGGGGCGGCTCTTCGGCGACACGTTCGCCCGGCACGGGCTGCAGACGGTCGTCCAGAGCACCCGCGGCTCGTTCGGCTCGGGCGGTGAGTTCCGGCCGTTCCACCTCGAGCGCGAGGACGGCGTGGCGACCGTGGAATGGCTGCGCGCCCAGCCGTGGTGCGACGGCCGGGTCGCCATGGCGGGCGCCAGCTACCTCGGGCACACCCAGTGGGCGGTCGGCCCGTACCTCGACCCTCCGCTCGAGGCGATGTGCCTCGGGGTGACGGCGTCGGAGTTCGTCTCGACGTTCTACCCGGGCGGCGTGCTCGCGGCGGACAACATGGTGTCGTGGTCGGCGATGATCGGGCGGCAGGAAGAGCGGTTCGCCGCGCTGCCGAACCCGGTCCAGAAGCGCAAGACCCGCCGCGCGATGGCGCACCTGCCGCTCAGCGGCGCCGACGTCGCCGCGATCGGGAAGCCGGTGCAGTTCCTCCAGGACGTCACCTCGCACTTCGTGCCGGACGACGACTACTGGGTGATGTCCGACCACAGCGCCGAAGTCGCGAAGCTCGACGTCCCGGTGTCGATGGTCACCGGCTGGTACGACCTGTTCATCCGGGGGCAGCTGCGCGACTTCCGGACGCTCGCCGAAGCGGGCAAGGAGCCGCGGATCACCATCGGGCCGTGGGCGCACGGCGAGCCGGCGAGCATGGGCCCGATGATCCGGGACCAGCTCGGGTTCCTGCGCGCACACCTGCTCGGCGACCGCGCCCAGCTGCAGCGCTCGCCGGTCCGGTTGTTCCTGCAGGGCGCGAACTCCTGGCTCGACTTCGAATCCTGGCCGCCGCCCTCGACGCCGACCGCGTCCCACCTCCGGCCGGTCGGCGGGCTCGGCGAGACCGCGGACGAGGCGCGCCCGACGACGTTCACCTACGACCCGGCCGACCCGACCCCGGCGGTCGGCGGCCCCCTGCTCACCGGCGAATGGAAGCAGCGCGACAACCAGGAAGTCGAGGCCCGGCCGGACGTCCTCGTCTTCACCGGCGAACCGCTGCCCGCGGACCTCGACGTCATCGGCGAGGTGGCCGCGACCGTGCACGTGCGCACCGAGCTCGGCCACGCCGACGTCTACGTCCGGCTCTGCGACGTCGACCCGGACGGCGTGTCCCGCAACGTGACCGACGGGATCCTGCGGCTGCGCCCGGGTTTCCCGTCGGCCGACGAGGAAGGCGTGGTGACGGCGGAGGTCGGCCTCGACCCGACGGCCTACCGCTTCCGCCGCGGCCACCGCCTGCGCGTCCAGGTCGCGGGCGGCGGCTTCCCCCGCTTCGCCCGCAACCACGGCACGGGCGAACCGGTCACGTCGGCGGTGGACGGCAAGCCGAACCGCTTCGAGGTCTTCCACGACGCGGCCCGCCCGTCCCGGATCACCCTCCCGGTGTTCAGCGGCTCGTAA
- a CDS encoding MarR family winged helix-turn-helix transcriptional regulator — MADQPGYELPFLLFGGFRTLIDRLHAELARRGHPDVRPSYGFAMQAIGVQGATASEIGRRLGVSKQAAGKTVERLEALGYAERADDPADARRKIVRLSAHGVDALRKSAEIFDDLRAEWARAVGAERIGALEADLRKVVGPAAYRLDAAGWFTG; from the coding sequence ATGGCCGATCAGCCTGGCTACGAGCTGCCCTTCCTGCTCTTCGGCGGCTTCCGCACGCTCATCGACCGCCTGCACGCCGAGCTCGCGCGCCGCGGCCACCCGGACGTGCGGCCGTCGTACGGCTTCGCCATGCAGGCCATCGGCGTCCAAGGCGCCACCGCGTCGGAGATCGGCCGCCGCCTCGGCGTGTCCAAGCAGGCCGCGGGCAAGACCGTCGAACGCCTCGAGGCCCTCGGGTACGCCGAGCGCGCCGACGACCCCGCCGACGCCCGCCGCAAGATCGTGCGGCTCAGCGCGCACGGCGTCGACGCGCTCCGGAAGTCGGCGGAAATCTTCGACGACCTGCGCGCGGAGTGGGCGCGCGCGGTCGGCGCCGAGCGGATCGGCGCGCTCGAAGCCGACCTGCGCAAGGTCGTCGGGCCCGCGGCCTACCGGCTGGACGCCGCGGGCTGGTTCACCGGCTAG